Part of the Salinimonas iocasae genome, GCTGTTCATAATCAGCAATAAGCTGTTCGCAACGTCCACTGCCCATAAAGGTAGATAACAGGGTGATCAAATCATCGGCCGTCGTTGTCACCGGATGCTTGCCGCGGGCTGTGAGGCCGGCGTCTGTCGGCGAGACAAATGCTTCTGCCTGAATTTTGTCGATCAGCCGCGCTGGGGCGAACAGGCTGAAGCCAATATAGGTCACAATGTTAGCTGCCAGGCTAATCATCGCTCCCTGACTATGCAATTCATTTTGTGCCTGTGCGGGTGCATCGGTATTGAGTATCGGCAGAACCAGCCATAGTATCCAGGTTGTCAGGCCAACCAGCAGCCCGGCATAAACCCCGTGGGCATGCCCGCGCTTCCAGTAAAGCCCCCCGGCTATTGCAGGTAAAAGCTGTATAACCAGCGAAAAGGCAATAAGTCCAATGGAGTGTAACGAGCGGCTGTACGTCATTTGCTGGTGGTAGATAAACGCCAGTAACAGGATCAAGCCGATAACCAATCGCCTGATAAAACGGATATGACGCGTATAATCACGATTGCTCTGGGTGTGATCTTTTAGGGCAAAAACACGCGGAAGTACCACATCGTTGGTCAGCATGGTGCTCAAGGTCAAAGTGGCAACAATAATCATCGCGGTGGCCGCGGACAGGCCACCGATAAAAACAATAACCTGCAGAAAGAGTGATTCTGAGTACATGGCGAGTGAGAGTACGTAGGTATCCGGCTCTACCGTACTCTGGTCAAAAAGAATATTACCTGCCACCGCAATAACAGGAATAACTGTGGCAATGATGGTCAGGTAAAGGGGAAACAACCAACGTGCTGTTTTCAGGTGGCTCAGGTTCAAATTGTCGATGATGGCAACATGGAACTGCCTTGGCAGACAAATAACGGCGGCAGCGGCCATGATGGTTTGTGAGATAAAGCTGAACGAGCCAAGTTGCTCAGCAGCGGCTTTGGCGAAGAACGCATCAGAAATCGACTGCGAGCCCGCATTGTCCCATGCGGTGTAGCCGACAATGGCAACCAGCACCAATGCCAGCAGCTTAATGGACGATTCAAAAGAAATTGCCAGCATCAGACCGCGGCGGTATTCAGTGACATCAGTTTGTTTCGTGCCGAAATAAATTGCGAAAACCGCAATAAACAGGGTCGCCACAATAATTATCATGTGTGTATCCGGCTGCTGTGTGAGCAACTGAAACATAGAACCAATCGCTTTTAACTGCAAAGCAATGTAGGGGATGGTTGCCAGCAAGGCGATCAATGTGACCAATAATGCCACGGTCTGGCGTTTGCCATAGCGGGAGGCGATAAAATCAGCCACCGTGGTGATGTGTTGTTTCTTACTTACCAGTATCAGCTTTTTGATAAACCGGTAGCCAAACAGATAAACCAGAATCGGCCCCAGCAAAATAGGCAGATAATCCCACGAATACTGGCTGGCCTGGCCTACAGCACCGAAGAAGGTCCAGGCCGTGCAGTAAATTGCCAGCGCCAGTGAATAGATAGCCGGATGTGACGTAAGCCACCTTGCGGTAGGAGAGTTGCGGTCGCCCCATCGGGCAATATAAAAGAGCCCTACCAGATAAGTCAGCGCCAGCGCGATCCAGCCAAATGTCATTGCTATTTACACCTGTTTAACATCGTAGTTTAAATTCTACCCTTTATTGCCACGCAAGCGCCTACGACCATCGTCGCATTTGTAGATTCCCCGACCAGGTCTAGAGTAAGTAAAAGCCGCTTTGGCAAAGGTTTTTTCTGTTATCTGGGAGTTGTCGCAGAAACTACAGACCACAGAAAAAACCATTGGTTGGCGAAATGTAAAAAAGAAACAATTAATTAACCTGGTAAGAGGGGAAATATAATGGCATTTAGAAGTGACGAAGACAAAGTCGCTTACTGGAAAGAGAATCTCTCTCTTTTGGTGAAGCTGCTTATTGTGTGGTTCGTCGTATCGTTTGGTGCGGGGATCCTGTTTGTTGACGTGCTTAATCAGATTCAGTTCTTTGGGTTTAAGCTTGGTTTTTGGTTTGCGCAGCAAGGCGCGATATACGTGTTCGTAGCACTGATTTTTGTCTATATGGCAAAGATGAATGCGCTGGACAGGAAGTATGGCGTAAACGAGGAATAAGACCATGGATATTCAAACACTAACATTCTTAATTGTAGGCGGTACCTTTGCACTATACATTGCTATTGCGATATGGGCACGGGCCGGTTCGACAAATGACTTTTATGTAGCGGGCGGTGGCGTACCTCCGGTTCTAAATGGTATGGCAACTGCAGCCGACTGGATGTCCGCAGCATCCTTTATATCAATGGCCGGTCTTATCTCGTTTATGGGTTACGACGGTGCGGTATATCTGATGGGGTGGACCGGTGGCTATGTATTGCTGGCGTTATGTCTGGCACCTTACCTGCGTAAATTCGGTAAGTTTACCGTGCCTGACTTCATCGGCGATCGTTATTATTCCCAAACAGCCAGAACCGTAGCGGTATTCTGTGCCATCTTTGTTTGCTTTACCTACGTGGCCGGACAAATGCGCGGTGTAGGCGTTGTCTTCAGCCGCTTCCTGGAAGTTGATATTATCACCGGTGTACTTATCGGTATGGCGATTGTTTTCTTTTACACCGTGCTGGGCGGTATGAAAGGGATAACGTACACTCAGGTGGCGCAATTCTGCGTGATGGTATTTGCCTATGTTGTGCCGGCTGTTTTCATTTCTATCATGCTAACAGGCCATATTCTGCCGCAAACAGGGTTTGGCGCAACGCTCGCGGACGGGTCGGGGGTCTTCTTGCTTGAGAAGCTTGATCAGCTATCCGTCGATCTCGGGTTTACGGAATATACTTCCGGAACGAAAAGTACTATTGATGTATTCTTTATTACCTTTGCTCTGATGGTCGGTACAGCAGGCCTGCCTCACGTTATCGTTCGCTTCTTCACTGTCCCC contains:
- a CDS encoding DUF4212 domain-containing protein; this translates as MAFRSDEDKVAYWKENLSLLVKLLIVWFVVSFGAGILFVDVLNQIQFFGFKLGFWFAQQGAIYVFVALIFVYMAKMNALDRKYGVNEE